The genomic window ATTCGTAGGCCAAGTATAATCCTGGGCCGGAAGGAATGAAAGGGTAAGTGTTAGAAGGGTAATTAGTCTCATAAGATAAATTGCTGACAAGGGCACTAATTTATCCCAGATTGTGAATGTAAAAACAGTGGATTGAAATAAAAAAGGCCCCGCAGAATGCGGGGCCTTTTATGTAGACTCAAATAATAAGTGGAGGCTTATGATTTTTTGAGTTTATTGATCTCCTTTCGGAGTTTTTTCAATTCTTTTTTTAATTCATCCAATTCTTCACGGAGATTGTCATCGTGATTGGGCCCAGCCATGCGGAACTTGTATTCTTTGTGGAGCTTTTCACCGGATTTTTTCAGTTTTTTAGCTTTTTTTTCTAAGTGTTTAGCCTGGGCTTTAAAATGATTTTTCATGTGAAAGGATTGAAGATTTGAATCATTGTCATCGGGAGAGAAGAGAAATACATTATGGTCTTCATCTCCCATTTTCATTGGAGGCATTTTACCTGTCCATGAAAAATTGCTTTTTTGAGAACCGAGCGTTGCTGTCATATCTTTTTTTCGGCCTTTGCGGATAACTTCCAGTTTCACTTCAGACTCGGTATCTTGGCGGCTGATAGCTTGCTGCAAATCAGAAGTGGTAGAAACATTATCACCGTTGACTGAAAGGATGATATCCCCCGCTTTTAGTTTGGCCTTTTCAGCAGGACTATCTTCTACCACCTCTGAAATCAAAACACCATTGTCATTATTGACTTTAAAATATTTTCGGAGACCATCAGTCAATTCTTGAATTTGAACGCCAAGATATCCGCCGGAATGAATCTTAAATACATTATCATCAGCAAATACCATGTTTTTGATATTTACATCCATGTCGGCTAATTTTTCTTTAACCTCTTTCAGGGCTGTTTGGTCATCCATATCAATGG from Candidatus Neomarinimicrobiota bacterium includes these protein-coding regions:
- a CDS encoding PDZ domain-containing protein; the protein is MSRWILTLLLIAGIAVGQQKKVIIKKKTLHKGDKEQIVDVDVETDGDEMTIIITQDGEEKEYTIDMDDQTALKEVKEKLADMDVNIKNMVFADDNVFKIHSGGYLGVQIQELTDGLRKYFKVNNDNGVLISEVVEDSPAEKAKLKAGDIILSVNGDNVSTTSDLQQAISRQDTESEVKLEVIRKGRKKDMTATLGSQKSNFSWTGKMPPMKMGDEDHNVFLFSPDDNDSNLQSFHMKNHFKAQAKHLEKKAKKLKKSGEKLHKEYKFRMAGPNHDDNLREELDELKKELKKLRKEINKLKKS